The Cottoperca gobio unplaced genomic scaffold, fCotGob3.1 fCotGob3_5arrow_ctg1, whole genome shotgun sequence genomic sequence cacacaaatcacacacGTCAACAAGGTGCGATGACGTCATCGGCGTGATGCCGTTTGATTGGTTAAAAGCATGAGATGCATTGAGTGTTGTCCCAGAGCCCGCCGCGCTCGCCGCCCGTGGCTGCGTGTCGGATGATGTCACTCGCTCTCCGAGGTGAAGATGCGGTACATCAGCGTGATGATGGCCGCCACCAGAGCGGGAATCAGCCAGTTGGTCCACCAGctgcaggagacagagacagttaACTGTAATATACAGCATCGATCCTGCGCCATCGTAGTGACTCCGCTCGCCGGGTGTACGCGTGACTCCGCTCGCCTGGTGTACGCGTGACTCCGCTCGCCGGGTGTATCGCCGGGTGTACGCGTGACTCCGCTCGCCGGGTGTACGCGTGACTCCGTGACTCCGCTCGCCGGGTGTACGCGTGACTCCGTGACTCCGCTCGCCTGGTGTACGCGTGACTCCGTGACTCCGCTCGCCTGGTGTACGCGTGACTCCGTGACTCCGCTCGCCTGGTGTACGCGTGACTCCGTGACTCCGCTCGCCTGGTGTACGCGTGACTCCGTGACTCCGCTCGCCTGGTGTACGCGTGACTCCGTGACTCCGCTCGCCTGGTGTACGCGTGACTCCGCTCGCCTGGTGTACGCGTGACTCCGCTCGCCTGGTGTACGCGTGACTCCGCTCGCCGGGTGTACGCGTGACTCCGCTCGCCGGGTGTACGCGTGACTCCGCTCGCCGGGTGTACCCGTGACTCCGCTCGCCGGGTGTACCCGTGACTCCGCTCGCCTGGTGTACGCATGACGCCGCTCGCCTGGTGTACGCATGACTCCTGGTGTACGCGTGACTCCGCTCGCCTGGTGTACGCGTGACTCCGCTCGCCGGGTGTACGCGTGACTCCGCTCGCCGGGTGTACGCGTGACTCCGCTCGCCTGGTGTACGCGTGACTCCGCTCGCCTGGTGTACGCGTGACTCCGCTCGCCTGGTGTACGCGTGACTCCGCTCGCCTGGTGACTCCGCTCGCCTGGTGTACGCGTGACTCCGCTCGCCTGGTGTACGCGTGACTCCGCTCGCCGGGTGTACGCGTGACTCCTGGTGTACGCGTGACTCCACTCGCCTGGTGTACGCGTGACTCCGCTCGCCTGGTGACTCTGCTCGCCTGGTGTACGTGTGACTCCGCTCGCCGGGTGACTCTGCTCGCCTGGTGTACGTGTGACTCCGCTCGCCTGGTGTACGTGTGACTCCGCTCGCCGGGTGTACGTGTGACTCCGCTCGCCGGGTGTACGTGTGACTCCGCTCGCCGGGTGTACGTGTGACTCCGCTCGCCGGGTGTACGTGTGACTCCGCTCGCCGGGTGTACAGGTGACTCTGCTACAACTTACGTAAATTGTTGCCGTGGAAACACAGATGAGTTTGTCGTTTGATTTAAGGCTTTAAGAGGATTGATTGAGTTAATGTTTTCTAACTGCGCCCACTTACGTTAGCTAAGTGGTGTTAGCTTAGCGGTGTTAGCGTAGTGGCGGTAACTTAGCTCACGTTACGTCCTCGTGTGAGGCTAACAGCCAGCGGCGGGTTCCTCCACAACACTTAGCGGTTAAAGGTAAAGTTACAAAGTAAATGTAGACTTCTAAACCTCCcactttaagtgtgtgtgtgtgtgtgtgtacctgtgctCGTCCTTCAAAGGGGTCACCAGTGTTTCctgtaaaaaaggaaatatttctataaaattacatttcataCAAAGAAAAGGATCCTACATTTTCCCATAAGTCGTAGTAAACTGAAGACGAGGCTGAAGGCTTCACGTTACCTCTTGTTTGGCGATCTTGTGTCTGTcgtcctgcagagagacatacacgcagacagacagttatgtTACACGACGCATTACAACGTTACACTCCGGGTGTTGCTACAGATCCCAGACCAGCTGCGTTCACACGTACCGGGTGCAGCTCTCCGATCACCATGTTGTGCGCCATCTCTCTGGCGTCGCTGGAGTGTCCCACGTCCTCGAAGCTCTCGGTGGCGTCACCGCCCGCCTGCTCCCTCagcacctcctctcctccgggGTGCTGGCAaggaaaacaaatgcacactctgtcactcattCATCTTTAATAACACAAAGTAACTCACGTACACCAGCAACTCCCAGCTCTGGGATGTTAAATtagtgtttttgtcaatggactCTGGTGGAAGAGAACAGCTTTAAATACCCAATATTTATGTTTCAAACCTTCTTCTAAcctttgccacacacacacacacacacacatgtaacaaTATCCCAATAAACTATAATGAAGCCTCTtcacacagactgtgtgtgaCCGAAGCCTGGTTAATGTTTGGACAGCGCGCCCTAACCTTTGTACAGCTTCAGTCCTGCTGGAAAACTTCAAGTCACTGTGACACCatcggtcaaaggtcaaaggtcaacaccGTAAACTGCAGCTGAAGAAGCTCACACATTTCATATTGAAGAAATGTTGCAGGTAAACAATGACCTTACGTTACGCACGGTTTCATCACACCTCAGATTCTTTTATTCAGTTACATATATATTCAGTTCTCTCTCATTAAATACTGACGAGCTTGAAGCAGCTGAATTATTActtttataaatgaaataaagatatttaaagatattcgCTCATTTATAAACAGCCACTAACTGTCCAGCAGAGAGCCGACAACACTTCATACTAAACCTCAGTTACTCTTTAATCACTCAAAAAGCTGTTTCTTACTTCTTTACGCAAATTAAGCTTCAAACTCTCAAAGATCTACATCAATAttattatgatgttttattaaactGGATAATATCTGCATTAAGACCTTTTAAACAACTCAGAATAGTCAGCCGGACTTTAATCTCCAACTTCTTATTTAGAAGGAGTCCCTGAACTAAGCACAGAAACCTGAAGTTTGCCACCAGACCTCAGCCAAATAAAGCCACATTTTGCCACACGCCTTCGCAACAAACCACGCATGCATTTAAACGTATTTTCAACTCTACAGCCCATCagagtttatttaaatgtttctgtatttgagTTCTGACCTCAGTTTGCTTTACTTCCTGTGTTGGTAGATTTCCACTTGCCAATTGTCGCCAGTTTCAGTGGCGCTAAAATGTCCTGAAACTTAAACGGAGTTCCTCACCTCTTCCAGAAACTTGGTGACATCGTAGACgttgttgttgatgatgatCCACGTTGATTTGAACGTGTTCTGATCCTCGATCTGTGACAGACGGAAATATTTGACTCCATCGGGgcttccttcctccttttcaCCCATTTGTGTCCCTGGAAAGTCCGACGCTTTGGAAGAAAAGCCTCTGAAAGTGAGCAGCGCCGTTAAAGAGCCTGGTTTGGTTATATAATCCCAGCCTGTCAGGAGCGTGACTCCGcactctcacgcacacacacacacacacacacacctacatttaCCCGGTTTTTATCAACCAAAAGAAGCCCAAGTTTCATCGGCGGTAGGTTCAGGGCCATCAAGATCACCAGAATACAGCACGAGTAATCCGGCttctattttcaaaataaaagtcttatttaattatgtctAGAAACAGTTGGGTTCAGCTTTGTTGTCATTATACAATACAAGATTGCACAATGAAGTACAATTGTAGTTTCCCAAAGTCTACAAACAAATATtctaatcatttaaaatataataaaatacactttcattgaagaaatgcagcacacagtGCTTTACAATAATGGAAAATAGACAGAATGAACCTAACAACAGCTGACAACAAAAcctttgaatcttgaatctcgTAAAAGTATGAtaacaataaaattaaatagaataaaaagaatGCATAGCAtaagattgaaaataaaaaacactgaataataatgataataataaagttaGTACCCATATTTACATCTTGCGTCTCCATTCTCTTCTTCTATGTTCTTagctgtgcttttcttttctacatCAGTGGTGGAAATTTGGAATTCTTTAAAAGATGAAAACTATAGAGCAATAGATATATCATTTACTTTTTCTATTatctgttttattgtattaaataatattgCTATTCACcttcttttattctttatttcattcattgtcTTACATAATCATAATTGTGCTTTggcaaaacatgtcaaatgccaataaagaatatttttagtttaattaaattaaattgaatcCTACAAACATTGAGCATCATTAAGAAGAAAGCTAAATTATATTAGGACAGGACAGATTGGCCATTTTTAATTGTGTTCCATATTGCATCATTTTTGTATGTTATTGTGTAATTTTCCTATTTTTGTCGTTGGACACacttggattttattttgaaatgctttccGGTCAGATAGCATTTATTTCTGGCTGCTTCCATGGAGCTACAAAGATGTTTGCATGGTGACGGAGACCGCCCACACTATCCTCCGAGCGCTGCTATTGGTCAGTCTCGTCCTTATCTATGATTGGGGCTCTCTGATTGGTCCTCTCCCTGTCAGTCATCAGTGAAACTGGGCGAGGACGAGGCTAAAGTTCACTTCAGTTCAGCGACTATCAAGGAGACCCGCTTCTCATTTAACGGAGTGTTATCTCACGTAATGACGGTTTTATCGCCCACTGTTACTCTTCAGCCTTGTAGCTGCAGGTCACGTTGCACCATCAACACCTAGCTAACTTTTAAAATGGGGAGTTAACTTGGCACGATGTGTAGAGAAAGTTGTATTCACCGCCACGAGCTCTATGGCGGGAAAACCCACCGATTTCAAATCAAAGATTGTCTCTTGACGCGTCCTGTCACTTCACACTAATAAAAATAACTGAATCCATACCCTACATCTAATTTTGCTTTCACATTGACCAACAATCTTGATAAAATAACATGCATGCGctaaaaataaagcttttatttacaTGTAGGCGAAAACATTTTGTAGATGAAGTTAAAcaagtaatttatttattgttatttttattgttacttaACTACGTTTAAAAATATCTTGTCCATATATAGTTTAGTTTTATCTAAATAAAGTCCCATATGGGCTTAAATTGTATTCTTTTTTCGTTAACAAAACATATTAtgtgtacatttaaatgataaaacattaaagGTCATGCAGACGCGACAGAAGGCGTTTGGTTCGTGTAACTGGAAGCGGAGTGAGAGCTCCTCTTGTTCCTCAGCCATCTTCAGCCGGGACCGACCAGCTTATTGTTCCCaaagtttatttctttaaaattgTCTCTTTATTGTCATAattgacacaaaaacaaaatttcCTGCAGAATATAACTAGTGTCACGGTATAGTGTGAACTCAAATATAAAGTTTGTGAGCTAAATGTCAATATAAAAGCAGAAAGAGCGGGTTTAA encodes the following:
- the cyb5a gene encoding cytochrome b5, encoding MGEKEEGSPDGVKYFRLSQIEDQNTFKSTWIIINNNVYDVTKFLEEHPGGEEVLREQAGGDATESFEDVGHSSDAREMAHNMVIGELHPDDRHKIAKQEETLVTPLKDEHSWWTNWLIPALVAAIITLMYRIFTSESE